A single region of the Betta splendens chromosome 12, fBetSpl5.4, whole genome shotgun sequence genome encodes:
- the ccng2 gene encoding cyclin-G2, which produces MDGFKLMRELRVNYEQEVHYLPKETGLALIESTTQDDGRISARCRDAKVEDLWSLTSFFGYSTQTFVLAVNLLDRFLATMRIQQKHLSCVSLSCLHMAAKVTEEECNLTPSVELIRIGQCRFTASDLGRMEKIITEKLNFKPKAITALTFLQLYHQITLSYSTDRKDALSLEKLEAQLKACLCRISFSKAKPSILALSLLRKEIEAIQSEDMLEIVYHIQRHLKIADSDLLMWSERVAQCLSDYASPECSKPNHRKLQWIVSRRTAQNLHSYRSVPELPTIPEGCWDESESEDSCEDMSSGEESLSSSLGSDAEGPFFPLHLHHQKHHQHLLS; this is translated from the exons ATGGATGGCTTCAAGCTGATGAGGGAGCTGCGGGTGAACTATGAGCAGGAGGTTCATTATCTCCCTAAAGAAACTGGACTCGCCCTCATTGAATCCACAACACAG GATGACGGGCGGATCTCAGCCAGATGCAGAGATGCCAAAGTGGAGGACCTGTGGAGTTTGACCAGCTTCTTTGGTTACAGCACACAGACATTTGTCCTGGCTGTTAACCTGCTAGACAGATTCCTGGCCACGATGAGG ATCCAGCAGAAGCATCTGTCCTGCGTCAGCCTTAGCTGCCTTCACATGGCGGCCaaagtgacagaggaggagtgcAACCTGACACCAAGCGTCGAGCTCATTCGTATCGGACAGTGTAGGTTCACTGCGTCCGACCTTGGCCGCATGGAAAAGATCATCACTGAGAAACTCAACTTCAAGCCTAAAGCTATCACTGCCTTAACGTTCCTGCAGTTGTACCACCAGATCACACTTTCATACTCCACAGACAG GAAGGACGCTTTAAGTTTGGAGAAGCTGGAAGCTCAGCTCAAAGCCTGCCTGTGCCGGATCTCCTTCTCTAAAGCAAAG CCGTCTATCTTGGCCTTGTCCCTCCTGAGGAAAGAGATTGAAGCCATTCAGTCAGAGGACATGCTGGAAATAGTTTATCACATCCAAAGACACTTGAAG ATTGCTGACAGCGACTTGCTGATGTGGAGTGAACGGGTGGCCCAGTGTCTGTCGGACTACGCTTCCCCTGAGTGCAGCAAACCCaatcacaggaagctgcagtggaTCGTGTCGCGGCGGACCGCCCAGAACCTGCACAGCTACCGCAGTGTCCCGGAGCTGCCTACCATCCCTGAGGGCTGCTGGGATGAGAGTGAAAG TGAGGATTCATGTGAGGACATGAGTTCAGGTGAGGAGTCTCTAAGCAGTTCTCTGGGCAGTGACGCTGAAGGGCCCTTCTTCCCCCTGCACCTGCACCACCAGAAACACCACCAACACCTCCTCAGTTGA
- the ccni gene encoding cyclin-I: MKFTDPWGRQRLSFLLEKAVSREAKMWKVYVPKKPFSQDTDISPAHRDEAVRWLTELHSRLQLYPETLVLAVSILDRFLAPIKARPKYLRCIAIACFFLAAKTCEEDECVPSLKELAASSNCGCSSSEIRRMERIILDKLNWDLHTATALDFLHIFHAMVMSCRSGLLDSTLALNRSRHLAMLTQQLYHCLADHTLLQLRGSMLGLALITLELENCCPDWLALTIELLRKAQIDSSELIRSRELVARSLSTPRASLPPNTVYIYQPPKSQTTPQPPSQDPTLSCCTLGTIASNMESSRDHSIMVASPAQPQTPAGEVEEGNQQPLSTVYSTNRSTSALRSPPKPIHHLKHLQRVTLRCKASTKRKVEEMEVDDFFDGIKRLYNEDGTTTVAVQEGPTPTMGATATGGEGGGAGGGLSVCTVLLSRQEGSVSPCPPLQPVSTS, from the exons ATGAAGTTCACCGACCCCTGGGGACGCCAGAGGCTGTCTTTTCTTCTGGAAAAGGCAGTCTCTAGGGAAGCCAAGATGTGGAAGGTCTATGTGCCAAAGAAGCCCTTCTCACAG GATACAGACATCTCCCCTGCCCATCGGGATGAGGCCGTGCGCTGGTTGACAGAGCTCCACAGCAGACTTCAGCTGTACCCAGAAACCCTGgtgttagctgttagcatccTGGACCGCTTTCTTGCTCCCATTAAG GCCCGGCCAAAATACCTGCGCTGCATCGCCATCGCCTGCTTCTTCCTGGCAGCTAAGACGTgtgaggaggatgag TGTGTACCCTCTCTCAAGGAGCTTGCAGCCTCCAGCAACTGTGGCTGTTCCTCCTCAGAGATCCGGAGGATGGAGAGAATCATTCTGGACAAACTCAACTGGGATCTGCACACTGCAACAGCACTGGACTTCTTGCATATT TTCCATGCTATGGTGATGTCATGTCGTTCTGGGCTTTTGGACTCCACGTTAGCGCTGAACCGCTCTCGGCACCTCGCCATGCTCACACAGCAACTCTACCACTGTCTGGCTGACCACACGCTCctacag CTTAGAGGTTCCATGCTGGGCCTGGCACTCATCaccctggagctggagaactGCTGCCCTGACTGGCTGGCTCTCACCATCGAGCTGCTGAGGAAGGCACAG ATCGACAGTTCAGAGCTGATTAGGAGTCGAGAGCTTGTGGCTCGTAGTCTGTCCACACCAAGAGCTTCCCTGCCTCCAAACACTGTCTACATCTACCAACCCCCGAAGAGCCAAACCACACCGCAGCCTCCATCCCAGGACCCCACCCTTTCCTGCTGCACACTGG GGACCATTGCTTCCAACATGGAGTCTTCTAGGGACCACAGCATTATGGTTGCTTCACCAGCCCAGCCACAGACGCctgctggagaggtggaggaggggaaccAGCAGCCTTTGAGCACGGTCTACTCCACTAACAGAAGCACCTCTGCTTTGCGCTCCCCACCCAAACCCATCCACCATCTGAAGCACCTGCAGAGGGTCACACTGCGCTGCAAGGCCTCCACCAAGCGCAAG gtggaggagatggaggtggaCGACTTCTTTGATGGCATAAAACGCCTCTACAATGAAGACGGAACCACCACTGTCGCCGTCCAGGAGGGGCCAACACCTACGATGGGGGCAACAGCaacaggtggagaaggaggaggagcaggaggaggtctgaGTGTCTGCACTGTCCTGTTATCTCGACAGGAAGGCAGCGTCTCCCCCTGCCCGCCTCTGCAGCCAGTCAGCACCTCCTAG
- the LOC114867288 gene encoding nascent polypeptide-associated complex subunit alpha, muscle-specific form-like isoform X2, with protein sequence MATVLTQDAVLHFIRSSGGSVKNSDLLAHFKSFIRDNADRDRNRELFKRFVNSVATVRQEDGVSLVVLRKQFRGGGGPANPPQGSAGRVAEAPPQRTDPVLTAHKPRPKPQLAQSGTHAPAGETDLRTVLPAAGITINNNNNNNVEASLNAKQLNPITDRTQTSSLSERPFQDQRPNKQGTGLGPLHGVTPVNPVVRPHGEIRARVPVVPVVTEDPPVRPYGDIRARVPVVPVVTEDPPVRPYGDIRARVPVVPVVTEDPPVRPYGDIRARVPVVPEVPPVRPYGEITARVPVIPVATEVPEVRPHGEIRARVPVIPVATEVPEVRPHGEIRPRVPVVSEVPPVRPYGETTVRFPVVPPVRPFEEIKARVPVLPEVPPVRPYGETTVRVPVIPVATEVPPVRPYGETTARFPLVPEVPPERPFEETTARVPVIPVATEVPPVRPYGETTAQFPVIPVATEVPPVRPFEETTAQVPSVPVPVIPVEPVVSVPPTHRGRLGRVQSEGGLLSDAEVAPRRFKYRQSYKSAMSCDDEEEEEEELPLRQRSGGAVWPVSGALTDTARTISTSSPCILDRPAPPPVSSTPSQKQMPKIFIQDVEWDETLVPESLSSSEPGPEPVSGASASRRRASEAKRCRPSPKPTPHQEVQVQAPVQVQAPVQVQAPVEPRVQPWCGRSSSSSMPDAEFSTDWPPSSSSQGRTDKTAQTRQVPQIQDVLQRAQSATLEPVEHPASSRTAASPRQQSAGGLHDDQESAARVLCRSTAEAEQVPQIQDLLQRAQASKSEPVTRNMEASAWHWSAAHDQDVLHRSTGDLLDTRDEVESSDGSASTPNLRHQLALPRGLSRQVRDRMCRSLGTDLDQIQDDVVGGSEAARLNRLHLISSSLSLRGDFSSSLSSCSTPPRCHSLAELDEGAGPKEGRRSLPASAAPSANHQEAHVRQALTPLEPREHSWYVKAAAGAWPDIYSLFREDHSLLNKQDFISGFTVLHWIAKHGDHRVLNTLWYGVQKTGSTFKVNARSQGGYTPLHIAAIHGNKNIARLLVKNFGADVKLRDTAGKRPWQYLGRAATPDVFQLLGAPARAALQGTGISDLQQPPAAPGRRRRHHLSTASSGERPSIVAGAPKVKRSTSLAAFLKHKSLLPFHGQQSDSMV encoded by the exons ATGGCCACGGTTCTGACTCAGGACGCCGTCCTGCACTTCATCCGGAGCAGCGGAGGCTCCGTGAAAAACTCCGACCTGCTCGCGCACTTTAAAAGCTTCATCCGTGACAACGCGGACCGGGACCGAAACCGGGAGCTCTTCAAGAGGTTCGTCAACTCCGTGGCCACCGTGAGGCAGGAGGACGGGGTGTCCTTAGTCGTCCTCAGGAAGCAGTTCAGAGGCGGCGGGGGTCCCGCGAACCCGCCCCAGGGCTCTGCCGGGAGAGTCGCCGAGGCGCCCCCGCAGAGAACAGACCCGGTCCTGACCGCACACAAACCGCGACCGAAACCGCAGCTTGCGCAAAGCGGGACACACGCCCCGGCGGGAGAAACCGACCTGAGGACAGTCCTACCGGCTGCTGGAATCAcgatcaacaacaacaacaacaacaacgtggaGGCGAGTTTGAACGCAAAACAGCTGAACCCGATCACCGACAGAACCCAGACCTCCAGCCTCTCTGAGCGCCCGTTCCAGGATCAGCGCCCTAACAAGCAAGGGACCGGGTTGGGTCCCCTTCATGGCGTCACACCAGTGAACCCAGTAGTCAGACCTCATGGAGAAATCAGAGCGCGGGTCCCAGTGGTTCCAGTGGTCACAGAGGACCCACCTGTCAGACCTTATGGAGATATCAGAGCGCGGGTCCCAGTGGTTCCAGTGGTCACAGAGGACCCACCTGTCAGACCTTATGGAGATATTAGAGCGCGGGTCCCAGTGGTCCCAGTGGTCACAGAGGACCCACCAGTCAGACCTTATGGGGATATCAGAGCGCGGGTCCCAGTGGTCCCAGAGGTCCCACCAGTCAGACCTTATGGAGAAATTACAGCACGGGTCCCAGTGATCCCAGTGGCCACAGAAGTCCCAGAGGTCAGACCTCATGGAGAAATCAGAGCACGGGTCCCAGTGATCCCAGTGGCCACAGAAGTCCCAGAGGTCAGACCTCATGGAGAAATCAGACCACGGGTCCCAGTGGTCTCAGAGGTCCCACCAGTCAGACCTTATGGAGAAACCACAGTGCGGTTCCCAGTGGTCCCACCAGTCAGACCTTTTGAAGAAATCAAAGCGCGGGTCCCAGTGCTCCCTGAGGTCCCACCAGTCAGACCTTATGGAGAAACCACAGTGCGGGTCCCAGTGATCCCAGTAGCCACAGAGGTCCCACCAGTCAGACCTTATGGAGAAACCACAGCGCGATTCCCATTGGTCCCAGAGGTCCCACCAGAAAGACCTTTTGAAGAAACCACAGCGCGGGTCCCAGTGATCCCAGTAGCCACAGAGGTCCCACCAGTCAGACCTTATGGAGAAACCACAGCGCAGTTCCCAGTGATCCCAGTAGCCACAGAGGTCCCACCAGTCAGACCTTTTGAAGAAACCACAGCGCAGGTACCATCGGTACCGGTCCCAGTCatcccagtggaaccagtggtCTCTGTCCCTCCCACCCATAGAGGAAGGTTGGGCCGTGTGCAGTCTGAAGGAGGTCTTCTCAGTGATGCTGAGGTCGCCCCTCGGCGCTTCAAGTACAGACAGAGCTACAAGTCTGCTATGTCttgtgatgatgaagaggaggaggaggaggagctgccgctGAGACAGAGGTCAGGAGGAGCGGTGTGGCCTGTGAGTGGCGCCCTCACAGACACTGCGAGGACCATATCCACGTCCTCGCCGTGCATCTTAGACCGCCCTGCGCCGCCGCCGGTCTCCTCCACACCCTCTCAAAAGCAGATGCCAAAGATATTCATCCAGGATGTAGAATGGGACGAGACGCTGGTCCCAGAAtccctcagcagctctgagcctgGACCGGAACCTGTTTCAGGGGCGTCAGCGTCCAGACGCAGGGCTTCAGAGGCCAAGCGCTGCAGGCCGTCCCCAAAGCCCACGCCCCACCAGGAGGTCCAG GTCCAGGCCCCGGTCCAGGTCCAGGCCCCGGTCCAGGTCCAGGCCCCGGTGGAGCCCAGAGTGCAGCCGTGGTGCggtcgcagcagcagcagctccatgccGGACGCTGAGTTCTCCACTGACTGGCCACCGTCGAGCTCCTCCCAAGGGCGCACGGACAAAACAG CTCAGACCAGACAAGTGCCTCAAATCCAGGACGTACTCCAACGGGCCCAGAGCGCCACGCTGGAGCCCGTGGAGCATCCTGCCAGCAGCAGGACCGCTGCGTCGCCGCGGCAACAGTCTGCAGGAGGTCTCCATGACGACCAGGAGTCTGCAGCCCGCGTGCTGTGCCGCTCCACAG CTGAAGCTGAACAAGTGCCTCAAATCCAAGACCTGCTTCAACGAGCCCAAGCATCTAAGTCTGAGCCGGTGACCCGTAACATGGAGGCATCAGCCTGGCACTGGTCCGCAGCACATGACCAGGACGTGCTGCACCGCTCCACAG GGGATCTGCTCGACACCCGCGACGAGGTGGAGTCCAGCGACGGCTCCGCCTCCACCCCGAACCTCCGGCACCAGCTGGCGCTGCCCAGGGGCCTCAGCCGCCAGGTGAGGGACAGGATGTGCCGCAGCCTGGGCACGGACCTGGACCAGATCCAGGACGACGTGGTGGGAGGCAGCGAGGCCGCCAGGCTCAACCGCCTgcacctcatctcctcctcgctcagCCTCCGCGGCGACTTCTCGTCCTCGCTGTCGTCCTGCTCGACGCCGCCGCGCTGCCACAGCCTGGCGGAGCTGGACGAGGGGGCGGGGCcgaaggaagggaggaggagcctTCCTGCCAGCGCCGCCCCCTCGGCCAATCATCAGGAAGCCCATGTTAGACAG GCACTGACTCCTCTGGAGCCCAGGGAGCACAGCTGGTacgtgaaggcagcagcaggcgccTGGCCCGACATCTACTCCCTGTTCAGGGAGGACCACTCTCTGCTCAACAAGCAGGACTTCATCTCTGGCTTCACCGTGCTGCACTGGATCGCCAAGCACGGCGACCACCGAGTGCTCAACACCCTATG GTACGGCGTTCAAAAGACGGGTTCGACCTTCAAGGTAAACGCGCGCTCGCAGGGCGGCTACACGCCCCTGCACATCGCCGCCATCCACGGCAACAAGAACATAGCCCGGCTGCTGGTGAAGAACTTCGGCGCCGACGTGAAGCTGCGGGACACGGCCGGGAAGCGGCCCTGGCAGTACCTGGGCCGCGCCGCGACGCCGGACGtcttccagctgctgggggCACCGGCGCGCGCCGCTCTGCAGGGAACCGGCATATcggacctgcagcagccgccagcggcgccgggccgccgccgccggcacCATCTGTCCACGGCCTCGTCGGGGGAGAGGCCCTCCATCGTCGCAGGCGCGCCCAAGGTCAAGAGGTCGACGTCGCTGGCAGCGTTCCTCAAACACAAATCTCTGCTTCCCTTTCATGGACAGCAGTCGGACTCTATGGTTTAG
- the LOC114867288 gene encoding nascent polypeptide-associated complex subunit alpha, muscle-specific form-like isoform X1, with protein MATVLTQDAVLHFIRSSGGSVKNSDLLAHFKSFIRDNADRDRNRELFKRFVNSVATVRQEDGVSLVVLRKQFRGGGGPANPPQGSAGRVAEAPPQRTDPVLTAHKPRPKPQLAQSGTHAPAGETDLRTVLPAAGITINNNNNNNVEASLNAKQLNPITDRTQTSSLSERPFQDQRPNKQGTGLGPLHGVTPVNPVVRPHGEIRARVPVVPVVTEDPPVRPYGDIRARVPVVPVVTEDPPVRPYGDIRARVPVVPVVTEDPPVRPYGDIRARVPVVPEVPPVRPYGEITARVPVIPVATEVPEVRPHGEIRARVPVIPVATEVPEVRPHGEIRPRVPVVSEVPPVRPYGETTVRFPVVPPVRPFEEIKARVPVLPEVPPVRPYGETTVRVPVIPVATEVPPVRPYGETTARFPLVPEVPPERPFEETTARVPVIPVATEVPPVRPYGETTAQFPVIPVATEVPPVRPFEETTAQVPSVPVPVIPVEPVVSVPPTHRGRLGRVQSEGGLLSDAEVAPRRFKYRQSYKSAMSCDDEEEEEEELPLRQRSGGAVWPVSGALTDTARTISTSSPCILDRPAPPPVSSTPSQKQMPKIFIQDVEWDETLVPESLSSSEPGPEPVSGASASRRRASEAKRCRPSPKPTPHQEVQAPVQVQAPVQVQAPVQVQAPVQVQAPVEPRVQPWCGRSSSSSMPDAEFSTDWPPSSSSQGRTDKTAQTRQVPQIQDVLQRAQSATLEPVEHPASSRTAASPRQQSAGGLHDDQESAARVLCRSTAEAEQVPQIQDLLQRAQASKSEPVTRNMEASAWHWSAAHDQDVLHRSTGDLLDTRDEVESSDGSASTPNLRHQLALPRGLSRQVRDRMCRSLGTDLDQIQDDVVGGSEAARLNRLHLISSSLSLRGDFSSSLSSCSTPPRCHSLAELDEGAGPKEGRRSLPASAAPSANHQEAHVRQALTPLEPREHSWYVKAAAGAWPDIYSLFREDHSLLNKQDFISGFTVLHWIAKHGDHRVLNTLWYGVQKTGSTFKVNARSQGGYTPLHIAAIHGNKNIARLLVKNFGADVKLRDTAGKRPWQYLGRAATPDVFQLLGAPARAALQGTGISDLQQPPAAPGRRRRHHLSTASSGERPSIVAGAPKVKRSTSLAAFLKHKSLLPFHGQQSDSMV; from the exons ATGGCCACGGTTCTGACTCAGGACGCCGTCCTGCACTTCATCCGGAGCAGCGGAGGCTCCGTGAAAAACTCCGACCTGCTCGCGCACTTTAAAAGCTTCATCCGTGACAACGCGGACCGGGACCGAAACCGGGAGCTCTTCAAGAGGTTCGTCAACTCCGTGGCCACCGTGAGGCAGGAGGACGGGGTGTCCTTAGTCGTCCTCAGGAAGCAGTTCAGAGGCGGCGGGGGTCCCGCGAACCCGCCCCAGGGCTCTGCCGGGAGAGTCGCCGAGGCGCCCCCGCAGAGAACAGACCCGGTCCTGACCGCACACAAACCGCGACCGAAACCGCAGCTTGCGCAAAGCGGGACACACGCCCCGGCGGGAGAAACCGACCTGAGGACAGTCCTACCGGCTGCTGGAATCAcgatcaacaacaacaacaacaacaacgtggaGGCGAGTTTGAACGCAAAACAGCTGAACCCGATCACCGACAGAACCCAGACCTCCAGCCTCTCTGAGCGCCCGTTCCAGGATCAGCGCCCTAACAAGCAAGGGACCGGGTTGGGTCCCCTTCATGGCGTCACACCAGTGAACCCAGTAGTCAGACCTCATGGAGAAATCAGAGCGCGGGTCCCAGTGGTTCCAGTGGTCACAGAGGACCCACCTGTCAGACCTTATGGAGATATCAGAGCGCGGGTCCCAGTGGTTCCAGTGGTCACAGAGGACCCACCTGTCAGACCTTATGGAGATATTAGAGCGCGGGTCCCAGTGGTCCCAGTGGTCACAGAGGACCCACCAGTCAGACCTTATGGGGATATCAGAGCGCGGGTCCCAGTGGTCCCAGAGGTCCCACCAGTCAGACCTTATGGAGAAATTACAGCACGGGTCCCAGTGATCCCAGTGGCCACAGAAGTCCCAGAGGTCAGACCTCATGGAGAAATCAGAGCACGGGTCCCAGTGATCCCAGTGGCCACAGAAGTCCCAGAGGTCAGACCTCATGGAGAAATCAGACCACGGGTCCCAGTGGTCTCAGAGGTCCCACCAGTCAGACCTTATGGAGAAACCACAGTGCGGTTCCCAGTGGTCCCACCAGTCAGACCTTTTGAAGAAATCAAAGCGCGGGTCCCAGTGCTCCCTGAGGTCCCACCAGTCAGACCTTATGGAGAAACCACAGTGCGGGTCCCAGTGATCCCAGTAGCCACAGAGGTCCCACCAGTCAGACCTTATGGAGAAACCACAGCGCGATTCCCATTGGTCCCAGAGGTCCCACCAGAAAGACCTTTTGAAGAAACCACAGCGCGGGTCCCAGTGATCCCAGTAGCCACAGAGGTCCCACCAGTCAGACCTTATGGAGAAACCACAGCGCAGTTCCCAGTGATCCCAGTAGCCACAGAGGTCCCACCAGTCAGACCTTTTGAAGAAACCACAGCGCAGGTACCATCGGTACCGGTCCCAGTCatcccagtggaaccagtggtCTCTGTCCCTCCCACCCATAGAGGAAGGTTGGGCCGTGTGCAGTCTGAAGGAGGTCTTCTCAGTGATGCTGAGGTCGCCCCTCGGCGCTTCAAGTACAGACAGAGCTACAAGTCTGCTATGTCttgtgatgatgaagaggaggaggaggaggagctgccgctGAGACAGAGGTCAGGAGGAGCGGTGTGGCCTGTGAGTGGCGCCCTCACAGACACTGCGAGGACCATATCCACGTCCTCGCCGTGCATCTTAGACCGCCCTGCGCCGCCGCCGGTCTCCTCCACACCCTCTCAAAAGCAGATGCCAAAGATATTCATCCAGGATGTAGAATGGGACGAGACGCTGGTCCCAGAAtccctcagcagctctgagcctgGACCGGAACCTGTTTCAGGGGCGTCAGCGTCCAGACGCAGGGCTTCAGAGGCCAAGCGCTGCAGGCCGTCCCCAAAGCCCACGCCCCACCAGGAGGTCCAGGCCCCGGTCCAGGTCCAGGCCCCGGTCCAGGTCCAGGCCCCGGTCCAGGTCCAGGCCCCGGTCCAGGTCCAGGCCCCGGTGGAGCCCAGAGTGCAGCCGTGGTGCggtcgcagcagcagcagctccatgccGGACGCTGAGTTCTCCACTGACTGGCCACCGTCGAGCTCCTCCCAAGGGCGCACGGACAAAACAG CTCAGACCAGACAAGTGCCTCAAATCCAGGACGTACTCCAACGGGCCCAGAGCGCCACGCTGGAGCCCGTGGAGCATCCTGCCAGCAGCAGGACCGCTGCGTCGCCGCGGCAACAGTCTGCAGGAGGTCTCCATGACGACCAGGAGTCTGCAGCCCGCGTGCTGTGCCGCTCCACAG CTGAAGCTGAACAAGTGCCTCAAATCCAAGACCTGCTTCAACGAGCCCAAGCATCTAAGTCTGAGCCGGTGACCCGTAACATGGAGGCATCAGCCTGGCACTGGTCCGCAGCACATGACCAGGACGTGCTGCACCGCTCCACAG GGGATCTGCTCGACACCCGCGACGAGGTGGAGTCCAGCGACGGCTCCGCCTCCACCCCGAACCTCCGGCACCAGCTGGCGCTGCCCAGGGGCCTCAGCCGCCAGGTGAGGGACAGGATGTGCCGCAGCCTGGGCACGGACCTGGACCAGATCCAGGACGACGTGGTGGGAGGCAGCGAGGCCGCCAGGCTCAACCGCCTgcacctcatctcctcctcgctcagCCTCCGCGGCGACTTCTCGTCCTCGCTGTCGTCCTGCTCGACGCCGCCGCGCTGCCACAGCCTGGCGGAGCTGGACGAGGGGGCGGGGCcgaaggaagggaggaggagcctTCCTGCCAGCGCCGCCCCCTCGGCCAATCATCAGGAAGCCCATGTTAGACAG GCACTGACTCCTCTGGAGCCCAGGGAGCACAGCTGGTacgtgaaggcagcagcaggcgccTGGCCCGACATCTACTCCCTGTTCAGGGAGGACCACTCTCTGCTCAACAAGCAGGACTTCATCTCTGGCTTCACCGTGCTGCACTGGATCGCCAAGCACGGCGACCACCGAGTGCTCAACACCCTATG GTACGGCGTTCAAAAGACGGGTTCGACCTTCAAGGTAAACGCGCGCTCGCAGGGCGGCTACACGCCCCTGCACATCGCCGCCATCCACGGCAACAAGAACATAGCCCGGCTGCTGGTGAAGAACTTCGGCGCCGACGTGAAGCTGCGGGACACGGCCGGGAAGCGGCCCTGGCAGTACCTGGGCCGCGCCGCGACGCCGGACGtcttccagctgctgggggCACCGGCGCGCGCCGCTCTGCAGGGAACCGGCATATcggacctgcagcagccgccagcggcgccgggccgccgccgccggcacCATCTGTCCACGGCCTCGTCGGGGGAGAGGCCCTCCATCGTCGCAGGCGCGCCCAAGGTCAAGAGGTCGACGTCGCTGGCAGCGTTCCTCAAACACAAATCTCTGCTTCCCTTTCATGGACAGCAGTCGGACTCTATGGTTTAG